Proteins from a genomic interval of Lolium perenne isolate Kyuss_39 chromosome 1, Kyuss_2.0, whole genome shotgun sequence:
- the LOC127327740 gene encoding malate dehydrogenase 1, mitochondrial has protein sequence MMRPSLLRTAAQHLRHRRDYSSSAAAQPDRKVAILGAAGGIGQPLALLMKLNPLVSSLSLYDIAGTPGVAADVSHINTPALVKGFMADDQLAEALQGADVVIIPAGVPRKPGMTRDDLFKINAAIVKGLCTAIAKHCPNALVNMISNPVNSTVPIAAEVFKKAGTFDEKKLFGVTTLDVVRAKTFYAGKANVPVTGVNVPVVGGHAGVTILPLFSQATPASNALSHEDLKALTKRTQDGGTEVVEAKAGKGSATLSMAYAGAVFGDACLKGLNGVPDIVECSFVQSTVTELPFFASKVRLGKNGVEEVIGLGELSAFEKEGLESLKGELLSSIEKGIKFAQES, from the exons ATGATGAGGCCGTCGCTGCTGAGGACCGCGGCGCAGCACCTGCGCCACCGCCGCGActactcctcctccgccgccgcgcagCCGGACCGGAAGGTGGCCATCCTCGGCGCCGCGGGCGGCATCGGCCAGCCGCTCGCGCTCCTCATGAAGCTCAACCCGCTCGTCTCCTCCCTCTCCCTCTACGACATCGCCGGCACACCCGGCGTCGCCGCCGACGTCTCCCACATCAACACCCCCGCCCTC GTGAAGGGGTTCATGGCGGACGACCAGCTCGCGGAGGCGCTGCAGGGCGCGGACGTGGTCATCATCCCCGCCGGCGTGCCCAGGAAGCCCGGCATGACCCGGGACGACCTCTTCAAGATCAACGCCGCCATCGTCAAGGGCCTCTGCACCGCCATCGCCAAGCACTGCCCAAAC GCTCTCGTCAATATGATTAGCAACCCTGTCAACTCGACTGTGCCGATCGCAGCTGAGGTGTTCAAGAAGGCTGGTACTTTTGACGAGAAGAAGCTGTTTGGTGTCACCACCCTTGATGTTGTTCGTGCTAAAACTTTCTACGCTGGGAAGGCAAACGTGCCCGTCACTG GGGTGAATGTTCCTGTTGTTGGTGGCCATGCTGGTGTTACTATCCTGCCACTGTTCTCACAG GCTACTCCTGCAAGTAATGCATTGTCCCATGAGGACCTTAAGGCCCTCACCAAGAGGACACAAGATGGTGGGACGGAAGTTGTTGAAGCAAAGGCTGGAAAGGGCTCAGCAACATTGTCGATGGC ATATGCTGGTGCAGTTTTTGGAGATGCATGCTTGAAGGGGCTCAATGGAGTTCCTGACATTGTAGAGTGCTCCTTTGTGCAATCAACCGTAACAGAGCTGCCATTCTTTGCCTCCAAG GTAAGGCTCGGCAAGAACGGAGTGGAGGAAGTGATTGGGCTGGGCGAGCTGTCTGCCTTCGAGAAGGAGGGTCTGGAGAGCCTCAAGGGCGAGCTGTTGTCCTCCATCGAGAAGGGTATCAAGTTCGCGCAGGAGAGCTAG
- the LOC127327742 gene encoding uncharacterized protein, translating to MVSMTSAKRRMVAPSIGSSMLPDELMTEVLMRLPVKSILRFRAVCRSWAAALSSEDFCSLHMAKAEAEAAVAPPKLIFISPTPSFDSTLVYSGSSSDPSDGLLFALNGVRGDFADMSPAPCRGLTLLHDLVAPAYYVFNAATRAVTRLPPCQHAVASTAGLGFDASTKEYKVVRLSSGNSDKKQRIKCEVYVLGDRWRPAAGGVPFRFCNFASAAVATVRWSKRKQRPVFADGFLHWLIYPATLLTRPRAAVLSFSLQDETFKWIRSPPFEVSLSGVHLVELSGHLCMVRDLRPHGTILEIWKMKDYISGDWSLQHSIDLLQHVERDLIDPQIIRVIGSVGDYISGEKVILVTSKRKAITYDPVSGILKTILSIRETSSPYETEKSTPRVCLFQQSLAPVHKTSEEIALLSPLAKAIKEVLFRLPGDFVVQLKLVSKQWLRLIGSESFLGSYYAHNNMDRRPKIMLVGSGAGGLGFSFAPLKKLLLGAPAQGTWLKTNVVCSKPCHGMNLLSTEMEDYLCNPSTGYHRSFRTRMSLYDVPDHVLEMMRGNPCTSEKHAFAVGNKNSGLGFNPLTQEHVVVQTLYHLKDFKSREYFLTCSVITHCSGQDQFEPPLPLNAMPPAYLSGVLYWMSESRLGQSYKRAVVSFDIPTQSFSIIPCPPCIAMWNDTSPCQAFVVELEGTLCVVLADPVADELDIWKLEHDGWDRAYKVYLDGWLGYSCNSFGVSVVTLLAVDPKDGRILLNTGMKLGLYDPVRRTIENLYDLDEVLRLQQWHTFFDELPYSQGKHCSHQVPLEGEDPADSKILPWVPFLYEESLASYPRAPIARGLY from the coding sequence ATGGTTTCGATGACGAGCGCCAAGAGAAGGATGGTCGCACCATCGATCGGTTCGTCGATGCTGCCGGACGAGCTGATGACGGAGGTGCTCATGCGGCTGCCGGTCAAATCCATCCTCCGCTTCCGCGCCGTATGCCGGTCCTGGGCCGCGGCACTCTCCTCTGAGGACTTCTGCAGCCTCCACATGGCCAAGGCGGAAGCTGAGGCAGCGGTGGCGCCACCCAAGCTGATATTCATCTCGCCGACACCTTCATTTGACTCCACTCTGGTGTACTCGGGCTCGTCATCGGACCCCAGCGACGGCTTGCTGTTCGCTCTCAATGGCGTGCGCGGCGACTTTGCGGACATGTCGCCTGCGCCATGCCGGGGCCTCACTCTCTTGCATGACCTAGTGGCGCCAGCCTACTATGTTTTCAACGCCGCCACACGGGCAGTCACCCGGCTGCCGCCTTGCCAGCATGCGGTCGCTTCCACTGCTGGTCTCGGGTTCGACGCCAGCACCAAGGAGTACAAGGTGGTGAGGCTGTCTTCCGGGAATTCGGACAAGAAGCAGAGGATCAAGTGTGAGGTGTATGTCCTCGGTGATCGGTGGCGGCCGGCTGCTGGAGGCGTGCCCTTCAGGTTCTGCAACTTTGCTAGCGCTGCTGTTGCGACTGTAAGGTGGAGCAAACGTAAACAAAGGCCGGTGTTTGCTGACGGATTTCTGCATTGGCTTATTTACCCAGCTACTCTGCTCACAAGGCCAAGAGCTGCTGTCCTATCATTTTCTCTACAGGATGAAACGTTTAAATGGATCCGGTCACCGCCCTTTGAGGTATCACTATCAGGAGTGCACTTGGTGGAGCTTTCTGGCCACTTATGCATGGTCCGGGACCTTCGTCCTCATGGTACCATCCTggagatttggaagatgaaggaCTACATCTCCGGTGATTGGTCACTGCAACATAGCATTGACTTGCTACAGCACGTGGAAAGAGATTTGATCGATCCGCAGATTATTAGAGTTATTGGTTCTGTTGGAGATTACATATCAGGGGAGAAGGTAATCCTGGTCACGTCCAAACGCAAGGCGATTACCTATGATCCAGTGTCCGGAATTCTGAAAACCATTCTTTCAATAAGAGAAACTTCTTCACCTTACGAGACTGAGAAATCTACTCCTAGAGTCTGTTTATTTCAACAGAGTCTTGCTCCCGTGCATAAAACCAGTGAAGAGATTGCCTTGTTGTCTCCGCTGGCTAAAGCAATTAAGGAGGTCCTGTTCCGACTCCCGGGTGATTTTGTCGTGCAGCTCAAACTTGTCAGCAAGCAGTGGCTTAGATTGATTGGGAGTGAAAGCTTCCTCGGCTCTTACTATGCCCACAACAATATGGACAGGAGGCCAAAGATCATGCTGGTGGGCAGTGGCGCTGGAGGGTTGGGTTTCAGCTTTGCTCCTTTGAAGAAATTACTTCTAGGGGCTCCTGCTCAAGGTACATGGCTTAAAACAAATGTTGTTTGCTCCAAGCCTTGTCATGGTATGAACCTCTTAAGTACTGAGATGGAGGACTATTTGTGCAACCCTTCCACCGGTTACCACCGTAGCTTCCGCACTCGAATGTCGCTATACGATGTACCTGACCATGTACTCGAGATGATGCGTGGAAATCCCTGTACATCGGAAAAACATGCTTTTGCAGTTGGCAACAAGAATTCTGGCCTGGGGTTCAATCCGTTGACGCAAGAGCATGTCGTTGTTCAAACTTTGTATCACTTGAAGGACTTCAAATCTCGTGAGTATTTTCTCACATGCTCAGTTATTACCCATTGCTCAGGGCAAGACCAGTTTGAACCGCCCCTGCCCTTGAATGCCATGCCACCAGCCTATCTCTCAGGAGTTCTATACTGGATGAGTGAATCTAGGTTGGGCCAGAGTTACAAGAGGGCTGTTGTGTCATTTGATATTCCAACACAGAGCTTTTCTATCATCCCTTGCCCTCCCTGTATCGCTATGTGGAATGATACAAGTCCTTGTCAAGCGTTCGTGGTAGAGCTTGAGGGAACATTGTGTGTTGTCCTTGCAGATCCAGTTGCAGACGAATTAGATATTTGGAAGCTGGAGCATGATGGATGGGATAGAGCATATAAAGTATATCTGGATGGCTGGTTAGGTTATAGCTGCAATTCCTTTGGAGTAAGTGTTGTGACGTTGTTAGCTGTTGATCCCAAAGATGGAAGAATCTTGCTCAATACGGGGATGAAGCTTGGTCTTTATGATCCAGTGAGGCGCACAATTGAGAACTTGTATGATCTTGACGAGGTGCTACGTTTACAGCAATGGCACACATTCTTCGATGAGTTGCCTTACTCACAAGGGAAGCATTGCTCACATCAGGTGCCTTTGGAGGGAGAAGATCCAGCAGACAGTAAAATTCTGCCCTGGGTCCCCTTTTTATATGAGGAGAGTCTGGCAAGTTATCCACGTGCGCCCATTGCAAGGGGGTTATACTGA